In one window of Henckelia pumila isolate YLH828 chromosome 1, ASM3356847v2, whole genome shotgun sequence DNA:
- the LOC140883934 gene encoding pirin-like protein, with amino-acid sequence MISLYKLLQLNLKKPTIPRISNIERKTISWSSIKIMSLSEENLGFEQPRLVSKKLLAKSQSEGDGAVSMRSIGRQELKSLDPFLMLDEFSISPPAGFPDHPHRGFETVTYVLQGGVTHQDFAGHKGTIHEGDIQWMTAGRGMVHSEMPAGDGPNTGLQLWINLASKDKMIEPRYQELLDKEIPRVEKDGVSVKIIAGESMGVQSPVYTQTPTMFLDFTVTPNAQYQQVIPKSWNAFVYVLKGEGVFCTPNSHPTSAHHILVLGPGDGLSVWNKSSTPLRYILVGGLPLNEPVAQHGPFVMNSQAEIEKTIEDYFYGRNGFEKARYWRSN; translated from the exons ATGATTTCTTTATATAAACTTCTGCAGTTGAATCTTAAGAAACCGACAATTCCCAGAATCAGCAATATAGAAAGAAAAACAATCTCTTGGTCTTCGATAAAAATCATGTCTTTGTCGGAAGAAAACTTGGGATTTGAGCAACCGAGATTGGTTTCCAAGAAATTGTTGGCCAAGTCACAGAGTGAAGGTGACGGCGCTGTATCTATGAGAAGCATTGGAAG GCAAGAATTGAAGTCTCTGGATCCATTCCTCATGCTGGATGAATTTTCAA TTTCACCTCCTGCTGGATTTCCTGATCATCCACACCGTG GTTTCGAGACTGTTACATACGTGTTGCAG GGAGGTGTCACTCATCAAGATTTTGCTGGGCACAAGGGTACAATACATGAGGGCGATATTCAG TGGATGACAGCAGGGAGAGGCATGGTTCATTCGGAAATGCCTGCAGGGGATGGCCCTAACACCGGTCTACAGCTGTGGATCAATCTCGCTTCCAAGGATAAAAT GATTGAACCACGGTATCAAGAATTACTCGATAAAGAAATTCCAAGGGTGGAAAAAGATGGAGTTTCCGTTAAAATTATTGCAGGGGAGTCCATGGGGGTCCAGTCTCCGGTATATACACAAACCCCGACAATGTTTCTCGACTTCACAGTGACACCAAATGCTCAATACCAACAAGTTATCCCCAAGTCATGGAATGCCTTCGTCTACGTACTAAAAGGTGAAGGAGTCTTTTGCACCCCGAATTCTCATCCTACATCCGCACACCATATCCTCGTCTTGGGTCCTGGTGATGGCCTTAGCGTATGGAACAAATCTTCGACACCATTGAGGTATATTTTGGTCGGTGGGCTACCGCTCAATGAACCGGTTGCTCAACATGGTCCTTTTGTCATGAATTCACAAGCTGAAATCGAGAAGACTATCGAAGATTATTTCTATGGGAGGAATGGGTTCGAAAAGGCGAGGTACTGGAGATCTaactga